From a single Micromonospora sp. WMMD1102 genomic region:
- a CDS encoding type VII secretion target encodes MGDGYDVEVRQIRSHAGNVEDLAERFGAVKGASAHISQDESAYGLLCGWISGVLEGRHARQDELVAYVAENLSLAAESLRSAADNYENSDLRAADSFDRLGARMPDGAPR; translated from the coding sequence ATGGGCGACGGCTACGACGTCGAGGTGAGACAGATCCGCTCGCACGCGGGGAACGTCGAGGACCTGGCGGAACGGTTCGGCGCGGTCAAGGGCGCCAGCGCACACATCAGCCAGGACGAGTCGGCGTACGGGCTGTTGTGCGGATGGATCTCCGGGGTGCTGGAGGGCCGGCACGCCAGGCAGGACGAACTCGTCGCGTACGTCGCGGAGAACCTGTCGCTGGCCGCCGAAAGTCTCCGCTCGGCCGCCGACAACTACGAGAACTCGGACCTGCGGGCCGCCGACTCGTTCGACCGGCTGGGCGCGCGGATGCCGGACGGCGCGCCCCGATGA
- a CDS encoding YbaB/EbfC family nucleoid-associated protein codes for MFGPQPGGGGILDPDGAMEHLAAWKGRLDRLAADTRTMSDRLQQLRVTATSADRMAEVTIDHTGALLDLRLDQRIQRVAPEAVARVIMNTIADARRKAAAQAREILADTVGTDSPAARAIAARADQQLRDLQTGESTPDRDPYRW; via the coding sequence GTGTTCGGTCCACAACCCGGCGGTGGCGGCATCCTGGACCCCGACGGGGCCATGGAGCACCTCGCGGCGTGGAAGGGACGCCTCGACCGGCTGGCCGCGGACACCCGGACGATGAGCGACCGGCTCCAGCAGTTGCGGGTCACCGCCACCTCCGCGGACCGGATGGCCGAGGTCACCATCGACCACACTGGAGCCCTGCTCGACCTGCGGCTCGACCAGCGGATCCAACGGGTGGCGCCGGAGGCGGTGGCCAGGGTGATCATGAACACGATCGCCGACGCCCGCCGGAAGGCCGCCGCGCAGGCCCGGGAGATCCTCGCCGACACCGTCGGCACCGACTCTCCGGCGGCCCGGGCGATCGCCGCCCGGGCCGACCAGCAGTTGCGTGACCTCCAGACCGGAGAGAGCACACCCGACCGCGACCCCTACCGGTGGTGA
- a CDS encoding DUF1540 domain-containing protein, whose amino-acid sequence MTDMLEMPRVHECTVTECGYNHDGCHAFAITIGQQTANCATFIDTSAKGGLDRVIAQVGACKREDCRYNADLECSAPSIRVGPRQDAADCQTYEPR is encoded by the coding sequence ATGACGGACATGTTGGAGATGCCGCGCGTGCACGAGTGCACGGTGACCGAGTGCGGTTACAACCACGACGGCTGTCACGCCTTCGCGATCACCATCGGACAGCAGACGGCGAACTGTGCCACCTTCATCGACACCTCCGCCAAGGGCGGTCTCGACCGGGTCATCGCCCAGGTCGGCGCCTGCAAGCGGGAAGACTGCCGATACAACGCCGACCTCGAGTGCAGTGCCCCGTCGATCCGGGTTGGTCCCCGGCAGGACGCCGCGGACTGCCAGACCTACGAGCCGCGCTGA